The following are encoded together in the Populus trichocarpa isolate Nisqually-1 chromosome 5, P.trichocarpa_v4.1, whole genome shotgun sequence genome:
- the LOC7464691 gene encoding non-specific lipid transfer protein GPI-anchored 16: MEGLRVFNLIAILSTLLVISVNGQISTPCTTSMISSFTPCINFITGSTNNGSSPTGSCCSSFKSLMSTGMDCACLLITANVPLQLPINRTLAITLPRACKMSGVPMLCKASGTPLPAPGPVLLGPTLPPTAAYPLSPRASKAVALAPAPESEITLPLTPASPPEPVEAPPATAGIRPVLSPSASMPSYVSPPSSLLIFLAIMVFKFY, encoded by the exons ATGGAAGGGCTcagagtttttaatttgattgcaATATTATCAACTCTGCTAGTAATTTCAGTGAATGGGCAAATTAGCACACCATGCACAACCTCGATGATAAGTAGCTTCACCCCGTGCATAAATTTTATAACTGGAAGCACCAACAATGGCTCATCACCAACTGGTAGTTGTTGCAGTTCATTTAAGTCCCTCATGAGCACTGGTATGGACTGTGCTTGTCTATTAATAACAGCCAATGTGCCTCTTCAACTACCGATTAACCGTACTTTAGCAATCACTCTCCCCCGAGCATGTAAAATGAGTGGGGTGCCAATGCTGTGTAAAG CATCTGGGACCCCTCTACCAGCACCAG GTCCCGTCTTGCTAGGGCCAACTCTTCCACCCACAGCCGCTTATCCTTTAAGCCCACGAG CTTCCAAAGCAGTAGCACTTGCTCCAGCACCAGAATCTGAAATTACTCTGCCATTAACACCAGCATCCCCGCCAGAGCCAGTAGAAGCTCCCCCAGCAACTGCAGGGATCCGACCAGTGCTATCCCCCTCAGCATCTATGCCATCCTATGTTTCGCCACCATCTTCCTTGCTAATATTTCTAGCAATCATGGTTTTCAAATTCTATTAA